A genomic segment from Janibacter sp. DB-40 encodes:
- a CDS encoding DNA-binding protein — protein MSGDITANLAQQRELYGEPLRDLADRVMGALGLTQGRLAQTLGLSAPMLSQLLSGRRTKIGNPAVVQRLYALLELVDEAPGLTAQELAARIEAVHEVQGTYATTRTTSDSEEAALAGLREAADPADLRGAADLLAAHHPRLSSLLRKAAEGARG, from the coding sequence GTGTCCGGTGACATCACTGCGAACCTGGCCCAGCAGCGCGAGCTGTACGGCGAGCCGCTGCGCGACCTCGCGGACCGCGTCATGGGTGCGTTGGGCCTGACGCAGGGCCGACTGGCCCAGACGCTGGGGCTCTCGGCACCGATGCTCTCCCAGCTGCTCTCCGGCCGCCGGACGAAGATCGGCAACCCCGCCGTCGTCCAGCGCCTGTACGCCCTGCTGGAGCTGGTGGACGAGGCTCCGGGGCTGACCGCCCAGGAGCTCGCCGCCCGGATCGAGGCGGTGCACGAGGTGCAGGGCACGTATGCGACCACCCGGACGACGAGCGACAGCGAGGAGGCCGCGCTCGCGGGGCTGCGGGAGGCGGCCGATCCCGCCGACCTGCGCGGTGCCGCCGACCTGCTCGCGGCGCACCACCCGCGACTGTCCTCCCTGCTGCGCAAGGCCGCCGAGGGCGCGCGTGGGTGA
- a CDS encoding LuxR C-terminal-related transcriptional regulator, translating into MARGLTNKEIAGRLYLSERTVESHVRNVLGKLGLTNRAEVVAWVLRR; encoded by the coding sequence GTGGCCCGGGGGCTGACCAACAAGGAGATCGCCGGTCGGTTGTACCTGTCGGAGCGGACCGTCGAGTCGCACGTGCGCAATGTGCTGGGCAAGCTCGGTCTCACGAACCGCGCCGAAGTCGTGGCATGGGTCCTGCGCCGGTGA